The sequence below is a genomic window from Lolium perenne isolate Kyuss_39 chromosome 4, Kyuss_2.0, whole genome shotgun sequence.
GGGTGAAATTGGACCGCATATATCGCCATGCACGAGCTCCAAAGCTTCACTTGCCTCAAACGTGGTTTCACATGGGTACGGGGCACTCCGTAGCTTCTCGACGACACCTTCGTCGCATAGCTTATCCACGTGATCCACACACGGTAGACCGTGATCCATCACAATCTCCGTAGCCGGTGATGGAGGAGGTAGCTCCTCCTCGTCCTTCTGCTCGCATACTTCGAGCATCAGCATCATCGGTCCATCATCTCCTTCCTGGGCGATGAGAGCCCTTTCCTTCGGTTTTGGTGGTTTTCGGCAATCAACCTTGAAGTGACCGAGCTCGCCGCAGTTATGACATCTTACTTTCTTTATGTCAAACTTCCTCCTCGGCGGAGCGTCATCCTCGTCCTCCCCTGCGATGTACTTTTTCGCCGGGCGAGAAGCTTCTTTATCACTTCACCGTTATATGCCTTATCACCCTTCTCTTTGGCGACCACCGCCTGCCACTGGGCACGGGTAAGCATAACGTGCTCATCCGGTACCGCATCACCGTAGGTGATCTTCATCCGCTCATCATGAGCCTTGAACCGTCCAACTAGATCATCCATCGTGAGAGTCTTGAGATCGACGCACTGCTCGATCGCCGAAACAACGGACAAGAAACGCGGCGGCACCGCGCGAAGGAAACGCCTTACGATCGAGATCTCCTCGAGCTTCTCGTCGATCGCGCGAATCCCATTGACCAATGTAGCGACCCTCGAAGCGAAGGCGTCAAGCGTCTCATCTTCTCCCATCTCCAGATTCTCGTACTTCTTCTGCAAGGTTTGTAGGGCCGCCTCGCGGACGCGCTCGTGACCAAGATTTAGCGTCTTGATCGTCTCCCACGCCTCCTTTGCAGATTTCTTCGAGATCGTGTCGCTTCACGTCCATCGGCATCACCGAGCAGATGGCCGTGAGTGCCTGTCGGTCCTTGCGGTACTTCGACGCGCCCTTCTTGAACTCGTCGCCGCACGGATCGACAGCCTTCCTGCATTTCGTTGGACTCGAGCGCCCACATCATCGTGGTAGCCCACACCGTGTAGTTGTCGCGGATGTACTGCGGGTACTGCGTCGACACCGGTGCCGCGACGCCGGAATACTCGCCCATCTCCTTCGTCATGACCTCCCGTTACTAGGAGATCCTccacgaggctctgataccaattgttggccCAGACCCGGCAGTACTCTCGCCGATCTGTTACCAAACACAGCCCCTgtacgtcgagtactttccgacgTAGACGACGAAGCGATTTCCGGCGAGACGTCACGCACGTACCAATCACCAATCCGCCTAGATGTGCACGTATAGCAAATCAGCTAAGCTAGCTAGCAGCTAGCTCGATCTGTTGCAAGCAGCAACACAACCCACGCACACAAAtattgattggattgccaaagggCCTTGTCGGTCCTTGTGCTTTTTCTATTGATTCTCAACTCACGGTGGTTACAGAGTACAAGGTAGGCCTCAGCTTTTATACACGCAGGTAATCAGCTAGTCCTACTCCACGTAGACTTCCAATCCTAACCGGAGACATACGTCAGAACCTACTCGTATATGAACTCTAGTCCTATACGGAGGTTACGTCCACGACACCGTGCTGGTGTTGTCGTGCTTAATGCTAACATGTTTCTCCTGTTTCTTGACAAGCCAATGAAGGTGTAATTAGATTACTGTAAGACAGTTGACCGAGAGGGAAATTGTTGGCATGGGCGATGGCTGCTTTTGAGCTGGGGTTTATAAATAATTCTATAGCAATATACTAGAACAGAAGGACAGACAGATCTGCACAACAGGTGGATACACTCCAGATCTGATCTGATTAAAGGCCCTGCCTTAGCTGTGGATCCATGGAAAGTACTAAAGACAACAGTAATGGTACAATTAAAAGATGCCGGGCAGGGAGAAAGATGGGTGATAATGGCCTTGTCAAGAAAGTTCGGTCCCTGTCGTGATCGCGACTAAAGCCGCCACCAGAGTTTGACAAGGCAGCGGGGATGGGTGGGGCAAGAGCATCCTTTGTGGAAAATAGGAAAAGTTTGATGCGTATTCCTCCTTGGTGATAAGGATGCGGGGACTGATTGCAAAGTCATTTGGTCTGCAGATTTCTAGTCAATTTCTTGATGCTCCCTGGCACCTTGGTTTGTGCAGGTGAAGATGCCCATATCTTAATTTTATTCCAGGCTTCTATCTCACTGACGATGCAAGATGTGATTGCGACTATTTTAATTGCTAGCACTTACGTCATGTAATTGCCAACTTCATCGTCTTCGGTACGCAGCGCACACGGCCAAGAAGGATTTGGTTTATTAGCCAGTTGTCAGCTGCCGTAGTTTACCGAATGACTTGCATATCTTCCAAGCTGCAGTTGAGCTATACGGAGAAAAACTTGGCAGGCAGCCGAGGTTTGGACAATCAAGGCTGTTTATTGGTATACCGTGGGCAGCCAGCAAGGAATGCGTAAGCTAGAATCTAGACCTTATTATTAGCCTCCCTAGTTCCAAAGGATTCGAGATCAATCAAGATCGAGGTAATTGGTTGCGACGATACAATCGATTTAAGGGTCCGGGCCGAGGAAGGTGAAACGAAAAGGAATTATACCAGGCGATGAAGAAGATCTTGCTCTTCTGGCAGTTGTCGACGGAGACGAAGTCGAAGTCGAAGACGGCGTAGCGGCAGTCGTCCTTGGGCAGCGCCGCCACGAGCTGCTCGTACCCCTCGCCGGGGCCGCCCACCTTGTCCACCAGCACGGCGCGGGTCTTCTCGTCGATCTTGTACACCACGAAACGGTGGACCTTCTTCCACTTCATCTCCGTGAACCAGCTCTTGCACTCGTCCTTGATGTTCATCCCCTGAGTCGCCTGCGCAAACACAAAACGCTGTAAATCCATCCATTCCATGCTCCTGGCTCTGCATGACCGGACGAAAGAACAGTGAGATGAGATGCTGGGTTCTTACCATCTTGTAAGCCATTGCCATGGCTGAAGCTCGTCGCCGGTGGGCGCAGCGATGAGGAGGGAAGGGTCGCTGAAGGAAGGGAGGGTTCTTCTTTGTTGGTGGTTTGAGGAGGGATGAGGAGGAAGGGTACCCTCTTGTGTTGTGCTTCGTGGGTTTGGTCCTCTTGTGTCTGGACAATTAGGTGAGGTCGAGTCGACTTTATACAAAAGAAGTGTGGCAAGCATCCCAAAATTCGATTCCGCTcctttttcaaaaaaaataatGGAAACGCCAGAATGCAACTTGGTAAGAGCCCTTCCCCACACATGCCTTCCTTGTACCATGTTGCCTGCACGCATGCCCATTTTCTCAAAATAATGGATGCTTCTTTGCATTATATATCTATATAAATACTTTAAAAGTATGTGAATAAGTAAATTATCTTTCAAGATAATGGTCAAAACAGTTCGAGTTTTTTTCTCTTGTTCCACCTTTATTTTTCATTTTGCTAACTAGTTGTTGTACGACATATCCGATGGGTAGGAGGGGGTGGTGGTGGGGTAGGTGCGGAAACGGAAGATGCCGCTAGTCAGATGTCAGGACTGATGGGCGGTTATGCACCAACAGTCGCAGACACGGTGGAGGGTGAACATGATGGTTCGAGTGGGGGCTTTGGCGCGGCGGGGTGGGGTGGGGGTGAGGGGAGGGGGCTAGCAACCACAACAGAGCAAGGAGATGTTTTGGCTACCACAACGGGAAAAAAATGGGAAAATGTTGTCATGGCGGTAATATGTTCACCGCAACAAAAAATTGTGGTGTGGTGGGGAAGGGGATTGCCACAACGAGATTTGTTTCAACCGTGACATGATTGAAGAGGTTGTTAGTAGGAGGGGTGGTAGGGATGGAAGGTTGAGCATATGGAATATATGATGAGAGATGATGATCCGCCATGTGTCTAGATCAATGCAGCGGTAACAACGATGCCAGGAGGGGTAGCCGAAAAATAAGCAACGAGTGACACGAGGAACTAGTTGTGTGGTGATCTTGAGGATGTGGTGGTGGGGACGACATTCATGTAGTAGAAAGAGCGGTGTAGCAAATTGAGATGAATTTTTGGGTCGGATGTGATTACATAGTTCGCACTGTGTAAAGCTTCGGCCTAAAAGTGTGATATGGCCATATGGGAGATGATTGAAATAGTAAAGTACGAACGATGCCGTTTGTTGTACAAATAGGTCACTCGGCCTTACCATTTTGTTGAGACTTATAGGatcatgcaaaatagaaaagaatgTTGTGATTACTAAAGACGATGTCAAGTTAAGTGTTACAAATTTTTGTCCATTATCACATTACATTGACCAAATGGTAAGTTGAAGTTGGTACGATGCAAGTGCATGGAAGTCAACAAAGGTAGCATAAACATCAGAAATAAATTGAAGGAAAAAAACTCGACAAATAATGAGTAAAATCATCCATTGTAAGTAATTAGTATCAGTTAACTAGTGATAGCGAGATGTATTGGGTACAAGGGATGTCCAAATATTACAATAATGGATACGCTCAAATGGACAAACAATATAAAACTGAGATGTAAAAATGATGATCTGACATGTTTTCTTAATGGGAAGCATGGCATAAAGTAGACCTGACTTTATTCTATGGGGTATGCTAATGTTGATGAAGGGTGACATGGGGTGGGAGCCAGGATGACCGAGAAGACGATGCTAAATTTCGGAGGGTGGGGTGATCACGTGGCCTTCATAGGTGGGTTGGCAAACTACTTAGAGAGGACCGGATGCCGTGGAgctattgaaaggatcgtatgccgcacctagagggggggtgaataggtgctaaccaatttttaattctttttcaatttaggcttgacacaaaggtaaattctctagatatgcaactaagtgaatttacctatatgacaaggttaccactaagcaagatatagctacgcaatatataggagatagaataggatagaggtaaccgagagtggagcacgcgatgacacggagatgattcccgtagttcccttcctttgcaagaaggtacgtctacgtttggaggagtgtggttgctacgaaagccaaaccaacagccacgaaggcttcactcagatctcctgtgagcaacgccacgaaggcctagcccacttccactaagggattttctcgaggcggaaaccgggcctttacaaagttcttggggcacacatccacaaccgaattggaggctcccaaatctgtaacaacacaacaatcaacaacaatacatcaacacaaatcaactagggatccaaagaggaacactagcaagggggccctcaaacaaatgagggggaaatgtaaatcgcttcggtgaggatgtagatcggtgtcttctccttcgaatccctaaagatcaagagctttggttgggggaggaaggggatcttgcaaatcttgagttcttgaggtggctctaatggtggtgaagcttggcagatttttgtgcaatgattgagcaaggtagaagaagggggtataaataccctcctccaaattccagccgttggagcttccggggggcggataatccggcctaagttagggccggataatccggcccaaccAAAAGTCCGGCCTctgggaaaatccggccaaatgtccggcccctgttCAGAGCCACATCgcctcaggtccttagccgattttggggggcggatattttggaaatatccggcccggattatccggccctggggcaaatccgggcaaatgtccgggcaaatatccggcccatgtccagagagtactgagccacaaatcctcaagtccttagccgaaaattggggggccggatattctggaaatatctggcccggaaaatccggcctggtgatcctgttccagcttctttttgacacgtctcaccacatccatcacacatatatatatgtatctatataatctcTGTACCACTtaatcaaacattagtgtatcacatacattgacatcaaacacacaaaacatattatgagagatgttctttcaatctccccctttttggtgtttgatgacaatatacggatttgcaagagaatcactatggagagcaagcatgttggcaaaacatagaggcactccccctacatgtgtgcatacaagtaatttgtatttgaatacaaatacacaacatataggtgcgaggtgcctcaacacaagtagtatccaacatgagctctaacaagagacatagacatatatgaagttgagataaggtggtagaaatcatacccatatggagatatataatacggagatatagcatcacacacaaTATAATACCCTTGATCACCCAtatggagatatagcatcacacacaatataataaccttgatctcaacatatagaaatccgaagactttaacaatgtctcacaccacatatagcacatagttttaaacggaacaaaccaaaccaaatagttcaaataagaaggGGAACACAAGCAGTAacggaatgataaacgcatatgcttgtccccaaaccatgcaaatccccgagagatgtcctaatagaacacttctccccctttggcatcgagacgccaaaaaggggaaaagcgcgatgctactcgccccatggagaTCACTCAGAGCCCTCTACGTCCTCGGACTGgtactcctcttcctcttcatcttcagtgtcaggAGCATCCGGAGAGTTGCGAGTGTAGTTGGCCCTCTGAATGCAGTCCTCAAGATCATTCCACGGAACCTGAGAagaatgccacccactgtaacctgggtgaactggaggctaAGGCTgaggtccttgctcaccactgagcttatgaagaatgaccgcctgagtatgctgaatctcagcacgctctcggctggccgcatagttctccttatgaatCTCAATATCCATGCATagaatgtgacgctgaaaccaactgagCTTCCTCACTTGCTTCTTCATGGCAGGAAGATCAgcatggcgagcaggagcaaaaccactagtgCGAGCATCTCCCATAAAGGAGTCAGGAGTAGGGGTACCATGGGGAACATGCTTCTTCTTATATGTCTTCTTGACAGAGTGCTTCTCCAATGGGAACCGCCTCAAGTCTTCCTCCATggtcacagagttgttgatgaggagctggatatatggtgcatatggcatggtggtccgggagaccatggcatcatgaatctcattaaagatgaagtccatgacatcaagagaGAAGTCATGTTCCTCATTACTATCACGAGCACACCTAAAGCTGAGGTGCATGAGATCCACAAGAGCTCCCCTGAGTgcatcattgtttccaccactgGGAGCAATGGTGGCTCGAAAGAAACGGAGCAACTGACCgtagatgggaagcagccccttggtAGTACCAACTGCTCCAGAAGAGTTATAGAGATCAAAAAGCACATTTTTATCTGTCTTCTGAGGACCATGGAGGCGACGGCCTCCTGCTGCAGGAAGTCTAAGAATAGAGGCAAACCGGTGCAAGGTTGCCacacagtgagtggagccagacatccattccatagtgcgctcAGCATCTTTCCTGATGGCCAGAGAAGCATAGAATTGCTTAACCAACTCTGGACTGTAGTCACACTGAAGCTTCATCAGATCCTGCAAGCCCATCCTACCAGTCACCCAGATGGCATCCTCAAAATGATTATTGACTGCCAGAAGATCCACATTGATAGCTTGCATGGTTCGcactttcttcatgggctcataaatatccttgtagatgaactcctgctccatgcaccagaaacGCCTTCCCTCAATCTCATCATCCCTTGgaaggtcttcataccagttcttcatacgGATTGCTGCATAAGTGACAATGTCCATTGTCTTGTAGTTCTGCCTCTGTGCCTTGTTCTTCTGCCTTGAAGTGGTGGACTTGCGGGGAGCATTCGGTGCAAACTCATCACTCGACCGGTCATGCCTTGGGCGTCTCCGACCCCGAGAACCACTACCTGTGAACAGCAAAgacggatagcaaagagaagataatgctcataagtcatgtatgatacagtatgtactctagaaacatactataagtcggtacaagtctagacaagatagattgaaacaacactgcaacggcgatgaagctccaggccggataatccggtgtccccggggggggcggataatccggcctgaccGGC
It includes:
- the LOC127296370 gene encoding actin-depolymerizing factor 5 gives rise to the protein MAMAYKMATQGMNIKDECKSWFTEMKWKKVHRFVVYKIDEKTRAVLVDKVGGPGEGYEQLVAALPKDDCRYAVFDFDFVSVDNCQKSKIFFIAWSPAASRIRAKILYATSKQALRRVLEGVHYEVQATDASEMGFDVIRERAQ